GGAAGAGAAAATAAGCCCAATAAGGGTCAGGTAGTAAAATTTTTTCATTGATTAATAAATTAAGGTTGTATAAATGGTATCACACTCTCTTATTGTCAGGTATAAAAGCGTGTGATAAGTATTGCAAAATTGGCTTAAGTAAGTGCCTGACTCAGGCAAAGTGACTTTGAATTACAAAATATGATACCCATTCGTCACTTTTAGGTCAAGCGTTACTTTAGCCGATTTAAAAATAAATGATTTGTTCTTATTTATCAGCGTATTACCTTCTTTGTTGACTGTTGACATAACGTAAAAAAGCCTCACGGTCTGAAGAAAACCTAAACATATTAGATAATTGATGGTATTTTCTCTTATCACAAGTATAATTATAGGCAAATTTAAGGAAAGTCATTTTATCGCAACTAAAACGGAACTCTTGGGCAATGCTACGAATTTGAGTAACCACAAACATTTTTCGTTTAATCTGGAACATATTCTTGGCAGTACTCATTTTGCTTGAGTTAAAGCGTTCGCGTTGAACACTATGCAATACTTCCATATAACCACGTTGCCCGATTAACCCAGCACTGTGCCCTCCCGAACCACAGCCTCCACCACCGTTTCCACACCCCCCATAGTGTCCAGACTTTTTGCCGCATTTGCACCATTTTTTTCCTCCATTGTTTCCACAGCCCCCATAGTGTCCAGACTTTTTGCCGCACTTGCACCATTTTTTTCCTCCACCATTTCCACAACCCCCATAGTGTCCAGACCTTTTGCCGCACTTACACCATTTTTTTCCACCGCTGTAGTGTCCGTGTTTGCGCACATATCGTTTGAGTTTTTGCCGAAAGTGAGCCTGGTAAAATGTGCTGTATACACAACTAAAGTTGCGACGGTCTATCGTATTATGAAAAGCCACTTTGGCAAATGCCAGTCGGTTTTGATCTTTGCGAAAAACCTGAGCTATAGTTCTCACCTGGCGGCTATTAAGGCAGTGGTTACGGGCTACCCGTTGGGCTGTCTGGAGTTTTTGGTGCCCACGTTTTTGTTGAATTC
This sequence is a window from Microscilla marina ATCC 23134. Protein-coding genes within it:
- a CDS encoding DUF4476 domain-containing protein, whose translation is MITRCTTIICSLLLLCFSTVFLSSAQAQRRCRQAIPHHLFKQKKCRIQQKRGHQKLQTAQRVARNHCLNSRQVRTIAQVFRKDQNRLAFAKVAFHNTIDRRNFSCVYSTFYQAHFRQKLKRYVRKHGHYSGGKKWCKCGKRSGHYGGCGNGGGKKWCKCGKKSGHYGGCGNNGGKKWCKCGKKSGHYGGCGNGGGGCGSGGHSAGLIGQRGYMEVLHSVQRERFNSSKMSTAKNMFQIKRKMFVVTQIRSIAQEFRFSCDKMTFLKFAYNYTCDKRKYHQLSNMFRFSSDREAFLRYVNSQQRR